Proteins co-encoded in one Homo sapiens chromosome 6 genomic scaffold, GRCh38.p14 alternate locus group ALT_REF_LOCI_3 HSCHR6_MHC_DBB_CTG1 genomic window:
- the EHMT2 gene encoding histone-lysine N-methyltransferase EHMT2 isoform d (isoform d is encoded by transcript variant 4) — translation MSDDVHSLGKVTSDLAKRRKLNSGGGLSEELGSARRSGEVTLTKGDPGSLEEWETVVGDDFSLYYDSYSVDERVDSDSKSEVEALTEQLSEEEEEEEEEEEEEEEEEEEEEEEEDEESGNQSDRSGSSGRRKAKKKWRKDSPWVKPSRKRRKREPPRAKEPRGVNGVGSSGPSEYMEVPLGSLELPSEGTLSPNHAGVSNDTSSLETERGFEELPLCSCRMEAPKIDRISERAGHKCMATESVDGELSGCNAAILKRETMRPSSRVALMVLCETHRARMVKHHCCPGCGYFCTAGTFLECHPDFRVAHRFHKACVSQLNGMVFCPHCGEDASEAQEVTIPRGDGVTPPAGTAAPAPPPLSQDVPGRADTSQPSARMRGHGEPRRPPCDPLADTIDSSGPSLTLPNGGCLSAVGLPLGPGREALEKALVIQESERRKKLRFHPRQLYLSVKQGELQKVILMLLDNLDPNFQSDQQSKRTPLHAAAQKGSVEICHVLLQAGANINAVDKQQRTPLMEAVVNNHLEVARYMVQRGGCVYSKEEDGSTCLHHAAKIGNLEMVSLLLSTGQVDVNAQDSGGWTPIIWAAEHKHIEVIRMLLTRGADVTLTDNVSERLVEEENICLHWASFTGSAAIAEVLLNARCDLHAVNYHGDTPLHIAARESYHDCVLLFLSRGANPELRNKEGDTAWDLTPERSDVWFALQLNRKLRLGVGNRAIRTEKIICRDVARGYENVPIPCVNGVDGEPCPEDYKYISENCETSTMNIDRNITHLQHCTCVDDCSSSNCLCGQLSIRCWYDKDGRLLQEFNKIEPPLIFECNQACSCWRNCKNRVVQSGIKVRLQLYRTAKMGWGVRALQTIPQGTFICEYVGELISDAEADVREDDSYLFDLDNKDGEVYCIDARYYGNISRFINHLCDPNIIPVRVFMLHQDLRFPRIAFFSSRDIRTGEELGFDYGDRFWDIKSKYFTCQCGSEKCKHSAEAIALEQSRLARLDPHPELLPELGSLPPVNT, via the exons aTCTGGCCAAAAGGAGGAagctgaactcaggaggtggcCTG TCAGAGGAGTTAGGTTCTGCCCGGCGTTCAGGAGAAGTGACCCTGACGAAAGGGGACCCCGGGTCCCTGGAGGAGTGGGAGACGGTGGTGGGTGATGACTTCAGTCTCTACTATGATTCCTACTCTGTGGATGAGCGCGTGGACTCCGACAGCAAG TCTGAAGTTGAAGCTCTAACTGAACAACTaagtgaagaggaggaggaggaagaggaggaagaagaagaagaggaagaggaggaggaagaggaagaagaagaggaagatgaggagtCAGGGAATCAGTCAGATAGG AGTGGTTCCAGTGGCCGGCGCAAGGCCAAGAAGAAATGGCGAAAAGACAGCCCATGGGTGAAGCCGTCTCGGAAACGGCGCAAGCGGGAGCCTCCGCGGGCCAAGGAGCCACGAG gAGTGAATGGTGTGGGCTCCTCAGGCCCCAGTGAGTACATGGAGGTCCCTCTGGGGTCCCTGGAGCTGCCCAGCGAGGGGACCCTCTCCCCCAACCACGCTG GGGTGTCCAATGACACATCTTCGCTGGAGACAGAGCGAGGGTTTGAGGAGTTGCCCCTGTGCAGCTGCCGCATGGAGGCACCCAAGATTGACCGCATCAGCGAGAGGGCGGGGCACAAGTGCATGGCCACTGAGAGTGTGGACGGAGAG CTGTCAGGCTGCAATGCCGCCATCCTCAAGCGGGAGACCATGAGGCCATCCAGCCGTGTGGCCCTGATGGTGCTCTGTGAGACCCACCGCGCCCGCATGGTCAAACACCACTGCTGCCCGGGCTGCGGCTACTTCTGCACGGCG GGCACCTTCCTGGAGTGCCACCCTGACTTCCGTGTGGCCCACCGCTTCCACAAGGCCTGTGTGTCTCAGCTGAATGGGATGGTCTTCTGTCCCCACTGTGGGGAGGATGCTTCTGAAGCTCAAGAGGTGACCATCCCCCGGGGTGACGGGGTGACCCCACCGGCCGGCACTGCAGCTCCTGCACCCCCACCCCTGTCCCAGGATGTCCCCGGGAGAGCAGACACTTCTCAGCCCAG TGCCCGGATGCGAGGGCATGGGGAACCCCGGCGCCCGCCCTGCGATCCCCTGGCTGACACCATTGACAGCTCAGGGCCCTCCCTGACCCTGCCCAATGGGGGCTGCCTTTCAGCCGTGGGGCTGCCACTGGGGCCAGGCCGGGAGGCCCTGGAAAAGGCCCTGGTCATCCAGGAGTCAGAGAG GCGGAAGAAGCTCCGTTTCCACCCTCGGCAGTTGTACCTGTCCGTGAAGCAGGGCGAGCTGCAGAAGGTGATCCTGATGCTGT TGGACAACCTGGACCCCAACTTCCAGAGCGACCAGCAGAGCAAGCGCACGCCCCTGCATGCAGCCGCCCAGAAGGGCTCCGTGGAGATCTGCCATGTGCTGCTGCAG GCTGGAGCCAACATAAATGCAGTGGACAAACAGCAGCGGACGCCACTGATGGAGGCCGTGGTGAACAACCACCTGGAGGTAGCCCGTTACATGGTGCAGCGTGGTGGCTGTGTCTATAGCAAG GAGGAGGACGGTTCCACCTGCCTCCACCACGCAGCCAAAATCGGGAACTTGGAGATGGTCAGCCTGCTGCTGAGCACAGGACAGGTGGACGTCAACGCCCAG GACAGTGGGGGGTGGACGCCCATCATCTGGGCTGCAGAGCACAAGCACATCGAGGTGATCCGCATGCTACTGACGCGGGGCGCCGACGTCACCCTCACTGACAACGTGAGTGAGCGTTTGGTTGAG GAGGAGAACATCTGCCTGCACTGGGCCTCCTTCACGGGCAGCGCCGCCATCGCCGAAGTCCTTCTGAATGCGCGCTGTGACCTCCATGCTGTCAACTACCATGGGGACACCCCCCTGCACATCGCAGCTCGGGAGAGCTACCATGACTGCGTGCT GTTATTCCTGTCACGTGGGGCCAACCCTGAGCTGCGGAACAAAGAGGGGGACACAGCATGGGACCTGACTCCCGAGCGCTCCGACGTGTGGTTTGCGCTTCAACTCAACCGCAAGCTCCGACTTGGGGTGGGAAATCGGGCCATCCGCACAGAGAAGATCATCTGCCG GGACGTGGCTCGGGGCTATGAGAACGTGCCCATTCCCTGTGTCAACGGTGTGGATGGGGAGCCCTGCCCTGAGGATTACAAGTACATCTCAGAGAACTGCGAGACGTCCACCATGAACATCGATCGCAACATCACCCACCTGCAG CACTGCACGTGTGTGGACGACTGCTCTAGCTCCAACTGCCTGTGCGGCCAGCTCAGCATCCGGTGCTGGTATGACAAG GATGGGCGATTGCTCCAGGAATTTAACAAGATTGAGCCTCCGCTGATTTTCGAGTGTAACCAGGCGTGCTCATGCTGGAGAAACTGCAAGAACCGGGTCGTACAGAGTGGCATCAA GGTGCGGCTACAGCTCTACCGAACAGCCAAGATGGGCTGGGGGGTCCGCGCCCTGCAGACCATCCCACAGGGGACCTTCATCTGCGA GTATGTCGGGGAGCTGATCTCTGATGCTGAGGCTGATGTGAGAGAGGATGATTCTTACCTCTTCGACTTAGACAACAAG GATGGAGAGGTGTACTGCATAGATGCCCGTTACTATGGCAACATCAGCCGCTTCATCAACCACCTGTGTGACCCCAACATCATTCCCGTCCGGGTCTTCATGCTGCACCAAGACCTGCGATTTCCACGCATCGCCTTCTTCAGTTCCCGAGACATCCGGACTGGGGAGGAGCTAGG GTTTGACTATGGCGACCGCTTCTGGGACatcaaaagcaaatatttcacCTGCCAATGTGGCTCTGAGAAGTGCAAGCACTCAGCCGAAGCCATTGCCCTGGAGCAGAGCCGTCTGGCCCGCCTGGACCCACACCCTGAGCTGCTGCCCGAGCTCGGCTCCCTGCCCCCTGTCAACACATGA